From Streptomyces sp. TLI_105, the proteins below share one genomic window:
- the nuoK gene encoding NADH-quinone oxidoreductase subunit NuoK has translation MHLAYPAVLAALLFAVGLYGVLARRNAILVLMSVELMLNAVNLNLVAFDVWLRDTLHAGQALTLFTIAVAAAEIGIGLAIVLMVHRNRGTSDVDRLRDTKEQPSAEEKAEAAA, from the coding sequence ATGCACCTCGCCTACCCCGCCGTCCTCGCCGCCCTCCTCTTCGCCGTCGGTCTCTACGGCGTCCTCGCCCGCCGCAACGCGATCCTGGTCCTGATGTCCGTCGAGCTGATGCTCAACGCCGTCAACCTCAACCTGGTCGCCTTCGACGTCTGGCTCCGGGACACCCTCCACGCCGGCCAGGCGCTCACCCTCTTCACCATCGCCGTCGCCGCCGCGGAGATCGGCATCGGACTCGCCATCGTCCTGATGGTCCACCGCAACCGCGGGACCTCGGACGTCGACCGTCTGCGCGACACCAAGGAACAGCCGTCCGCCGAGGAGAAGGCCGAGGCCGCCGCGTGA
- a CDS encoding NADH-quinone oxidoreductase subunit J, which yields MTLAAQTAHGFLSPTGVEIAFVLVGLATLGAALVTVTTRQLVHAALWLVVALGGLAVEYLLLTAEFIAWVQVLIYVGSVVVLLLFGLMLTKAPIGRSPDADSGNRPVALAVALAAAAALVWVVVDAFRTTWIDLDGPAQGSTDVTGQILFRHWVLPFEALSVLLLAALVGAIVLSRKKKEDER from the coding sequence GTGACCCTCGCCGCCCAGACCGCCCACGGCTTCCTCTCGCCCACCGGCGTCGAGATCGCCTTCGTCCTCGTCGGCCTCGCCACCCTCGGCGCCGCCCTCGTCACCGTCACCACCCGCCAGCTGGTGCACGCCGCCCTCTGGCTGGTCGTGGCGCTCGGCGGGCTGGCCGTCGAGTACCTGCTCCTGACCGCCGAGTTCATCGCCTGGGTCCAGGTCCTGATCTACGTCGGCTCCGTCGTCGTCCTCCTCCTCTTCGGTCTCATGCTCACCAAGGCCCCCATCGGCCGCTCCCCGGACGCCGACTCCGGCAACCGGCCGGTCGCCCTCGCCGTCGCCCTGGCCGCCGCGGCCGCCCTCGTCTGGGTCGTCGTCGACGCGTTCCGCACGACCTGGATCGATCTGGACGGCCCCGCCCAGGGCTCCACGGACGTGACCGGACAGATCCTCTTCCGGCACTGGGTGCTGCCCTTCGAGGCGCTGTCGGTGCTGCTCCTCGCCGCCCTGGTCGGCGCGATCGTCCTCTCCCGCAAGAAGAAGGAGGACGAGCGCTGA
- a CDS encoding NADH-quinone oxidoreductase subunit L: MTTTTLAVLVPLLPFLGSATGLLLGRTAPGFVRPLAVLPTLAAAVLAVLVAARQGGGRAIDAATQLTPTGSVPVDLALHIDGFAALVAVLVGVVATCVQIYSTGYLREDPRYPSYAALVSLFTSAMLLVVYSGDLMVLLVGWEIMGICSYFLVGHYWETPEARSASLKAFLVTKLGDVPFLIGLFALAADAGTFRITGVLGAVASGGLDHPTLIALLLLAGVAGKSAQFPLHTWLPDAMAGPTPVSALIHAATMVAAGIYFTARLLPVFAASAAAMTVLAVMAAITMVGSALAALAQDDIKRVLAYSTIGQLGYMAGALAVGDRGAAVFHLLSHAAFKALLFLAAGAVIHAAGTNSLTAMSRMSGLAKRIPDAYWTMTVALLALAAIPPFAGFFSKEAVLVAAEHTALGERDVAPAGAGWIVLVAGLLTALLTAAYALRLWLRTFRGHGPEAPDHGRQPIAMTSVLWVLAIPSLGFGLTVTYLDDWFDGHALTPTLTTAVLGTGLAAAGAVITYAVWRTLAARTPAPVPVPHVAHPDAEAGRVEAEALHLPHPAEDPADPGRALLGPLHGPAAAGFHLDAVYRTAFVRPVLAAASLVRFLDREVVDTYVRAAGNGAKGLGWLVRRAQTGNVQTYLSALLAGSVVLAIVAVALANAVAGA; encoded by the coding sequence GTGACCACGACCACCCTCGCCGTCCTCGTCCCCCTCCTCCCCTTCCTCGGCTCCGCCACCGGACTCCTGCTCGGCAGGACCGCGCCCGGCTTCGTCCGCCCGCTGGCCGTGCTGCCGACCCTCGCCGCCGCCGTCCTCGCCGTCCTCGTCGCCGCCCGCCAGGGCGGGGGCAGGGCGATCGACGCCGCCACCCAGCTCACCCCGACCGGCTCGGTCCCCGTCGACCTGGCCCTCCACATCGACGGCTTCGCCGCGCTCGTCGCCGTCCTCGTCGGTGTCGTCGCCACCTGCGTGCAGATCTACTCGACCGGCTACCTCCGCGAGGACCCGCGCTACCCCTCGTACGCCGCGCTCGTCTCCCTCTTCACCTCCGCGATGCTGCTCGTCGTCTACTCCGGCGACCTGATGGTGCTCCTGGTCGGCTGGGAGATCATGGGCATCTGCTCGTACTTCCTCGTCGGCCACTACTGGGAGACCCCCGAGGCCCGGTCCGCCTCCCTGAAGGCCTTCCTCGTCACCAAGCTCGGCGACGTCCCCTTCCTCATCGGTCTCTTCGCGCTCGCCGCCGACGCGGGCACGTTCCGGATCACGGGCGTCCTCGGCGCCGTCGCGAGCGGCGGCCTCGACCACCCCACCCTGATCGCGCTGCTGCTGCTCGCCGGTGTCGCGGGCAAGTCCGCGCAGTTCCCGCTCCACACCTGGCTCCCGGACGCCATGGCCGGCCCCACCCCCGTCTCCGCGCTCATCCACGCGGCGACGATGGTCGCCGCCGGCATCTACTTCACGGCCCGGCTGCTTCCGGTCTTCGCCGCCTCCGCCGCCGCGATGACCGTCCTCGCCGTGATGGCCGCGATCACCATGGTCGGCTCGGCGCTCGCCGCGCTCGCCCAGGACGACATCAAGCGGGTCCTCGCCTACTCGACGATCGGACAGCTCGGCTACATGGCCGGGGCCCTCGCCGTCGGCGACCGCGGGGCCGCCGTCTTCCACCTCCTCTCGCACGCCGCGTTCAAGGCGCTGCTGTTCCTCGCCGCCGGCGCGGTCATCCACGCCGCCGGCACGAACTCGCTCACCGCGATGTCCCGCATGAGCGGCCTCGCCAAGCGCATCCCCGACGCGTACTGGACGATGACCGTCGCCCTCCTCGCGCTCGCCGCGATCCCGCCCTTCGCCGGCTTCTTCTCCAAGGAAGCCGTCCTCGTGGCCGCCGAGCACACCGCCCTCGGCGAGCGGGACGTCGCCCCCGCCGGAGCCGGCTGGATCGTCCTCGTCGCCGGACTGCTCACGGCCCTGCTGACCGCCGCGTACGCGCTCCGGCTCTGGCTGCGGACCTTCCGCGGCCACGGCCCCGAAGCCCCCGACCACGGCCGTCAGCCGATCGCCATGACCAGCGTCCTGTGGGTGCTCGCGATCCCCTCCCTGGGCTTCGGTCTGACCGTCACGTACCTCGACGACTGGTTCGACGGGCACGCCCTCACCCCGACCCTGACCACGGCCGTCCTCGGCACGGGCCTCGCCGCCGCCGGAGCCGTGATCACCTACGCGGTCTGGCGCACCCTCGCGGCCCGCACCCCCGCCCCGGTCCCCGTGCCGCACGTCGCCCACCCCGACGCGGAGGCGGGCCGGGTGGAGGCCGAGGCGCTGCACCTGCCGCACCCCGCCGAGGACCCGGCCGACCCCGGCCGCGCCCTCCTGGGACCGCTGCACGGACCGGCCGCCGCCGGCTTCCACCTGGACGCCGTCTACCGGACCGCCTTCGTCCGCCCCGTACTCGCCGCCGCCTCCCTGGTCCGCTTCCTGGACCGCGAGGTCGTCGACACCTACGTACGAGCCGCGGGGAACGGCGCGAAGGGCCTCGGATGGCTCGTCCGCCGCGCCCAGACCGGCAACGTCCAGACCTATCTGAGCGCCCTGCTCGCCGGCTCCGTCGTCCTGGCGATCGTCGCCGTCGCCCTCGCCAACGCCGTCGCCGGAGCGTGA
- a CDS encoding NADH-quinone oxidoreductase subunit I, translated as MPIPGSGLAKGLAVTLRTMTRKTVTAQYPDVQPELPPRTRGVIGLFEENCTVCMLCARECPDWCIYIDSHKETVPPAAPGGRERSRNVLDRFAIDFSLCMYCGICIEVCPFDALFWSPEFEYAETDIQELTHERDKLREWMWTVPEPPALDPHAEEPKEIAAARKAAEKAAAQAATEDQQ; from the coding sequence ATGCCCATCCCCGGCTCCGGCCTCGCCAAGGGCCTCGCCGTCACGCTCCGCACGATGACGAGGAAGACCGTCACCGCGCAGTACCCGGACGTGCAGCCCGAGCTGCCGCCCCGCACCCGCGGGGTCATCGGCCTGTTCGAGGAGAACTGCACGGTCTGCATGCTCTGTGCCCGTGAGTGCCCCGACTGGTGCATCTACATCGACTCCCACAAGGAGACGGTGCCGCCCGCCGCCCCCGGCGGCCGCGAGCGCAGCCGGAACGTCCTCGACCGCTTCGCCATCGACTTCTCGCTCTGCATGTACTGCGGCATCTGCATCGAGGTCTGCCCCTTCGACGCGCTGTTCTGGTCGCCCGAGTTCGAGTACGCGGAGACCGACATCCAGGAGCTCACCCACGAGCGCGACAAGCTCCGAGAGTGGATGTGGACGGTCCCCGAGCCGCCCGCGCTCGACCCGCACGCGGAGGAGCCGAAGGAGATCGCCGCGGCCCGCAAGGCGGCGGAGAAGGCCGCCGCCCAGGCGGCCACGGAGGACCAGCAGTGA